One window from the genome of Anopheles coluzzii chromosome X, AcolN3, whole genome shotgun sequence encodes:
- the LOC120949019 gene encoding mannosyl-oligosaccharide alpha-1,2-mannosidase IA isoform X2, with translation MSVVATAMFLVAMTGVTLVVRQQRDLADPLQPAVPVPHHRYQERFLSYDDHVRFGGLGGSSPPDLDPNGQQQQQQQHYYHYTHSKRQAALEEGPAPSAADIEEARIRRSLYDSSSYVPRYINATGWLRIEEGAANPVGSSIDHEKRDYVRQMMVHAWSNYKLYAWGKNELRPLSKRGHSNSIFGSFDLGATIVDGLDTLYLMGLHKEFDEGREWVERKFTLDNVDAELSVFETNIRFIGGFLTCYAFTGDRMFLEKARYVADKLLPAFQTPTGIPYALVNVHNGVSKNYGWASGGSSILSEFGTLHMEFAYLSDITGDSVYRERVQTIRAVLKDIEKPKGLYPNYLNPKTGKWGQQHMSLGALGDSFYEYLLKAWIQSGQEDWEAREMYDDAMQAIIKHMVRNTPSGLTYVSDMKFDRLEHKMDHLACFAGGLFGLGGTSLNNQYSQQYMEIGEGLTNTCHESYIRTYTRLGPESFRFNDGVEAKALKAQEKYYILRPETFESYFIMWRLTHDQKYRDWGWDAVQALEKHCRTPTGYTGLKNVYLTEPVKDDVQQSFFLAETLKYLYLLFSDDSLLPLDDWVFNTEAHPLPVKDRNPLYRPAAGSSSP, from the exons ATGAGTGTCGTTGCTACGGCTATGTTTCTGGTGGCAATGACCGGCGTGACGCTGGTGGTGCGTCAGCAGCGCGATCTGGCGGACCCGCTGCAGCCGGCTGTGCCGGTCCCGCACCACCGGTACCAGGAGCGCTTCCTCAGCTACGACGATCACGTCCGGTTCGGTGGGCTCGGCGGCAGCAGCCCACCCGACCTGGACCCgaacgggcagcagcagcagcagcagcagcactactaTCACTACACGCACAGCAAGCGGCAGGCGGCACTGGAGGAAGGACCGGCCCCGTCGGCCGCCGACATCGAGGAGGCCCGGATACGGCGCTCCCTCTACGACAGCAGCTCGTACGTGCCGCGGTACATCAACGCCACCGGCTGGCTGCGGATCGAGGAGGGCGCCGCCAACCCCGTCGGCAGCTCGATCGATCACGAGAAGCGCGACTACGTGCGACAG aTGATGGTGCACGCCTGGAGCAACTACAAGCTGTACGCGTGGGGCAAGAACGAGCTGCGGCCGCTGTCGAAGCGCGgccacagcaacagcatctTCGGGTCGTTCGATCTCGGCGCGACGATCGTGGACGGGCTGGACACGCTCTACCTGATGGGCCTGCACAAGGAGTTCGACGAGGGGCGGGAGTGGGTCGAGCGCAAGTTCACCCTCGACAACGTGGACGCGGAGCTGTCCGTGTTCGAGACGAACATACGGTTCATCGGGGGCTTCCTCACCTGCTACGCCTTCACCGGCGACCGGATGTTCCTGGAGAAGGCGCGCTACGTCGCGGACAAGCTGCTGCCCGCCTTCCAGACCCCGACCGGCATCCCGTACGCGCTGGTTAACGTGCACAATGGG gTGAGCAAAAACTACGGCTGGGcaagcggcggcagcagcatcctGTCCGAGTTCGGCACGCTGCACATGGAGTTCGCCTACCTGAGCGACATCACGGGCGACTCGGTGTACCGGGAGCGGGTCCAGACGATCCGGGCGGTGCTGAAGGACATCGAGAAGCCGAAGGGCCTGTACCCGAACTATCTCAACCCGAAGACGGGCAAGTGGGGCCAGCAGCACATGTCGCTCGGTGCGCTCGGCGACAGCTTCTACGAGTACCTGCTGAAGGCGTGGATCCAGTCCGGGCAGGAGGACTGGGAGGCGCGCGAAATGTACGACGACGCGATGCAGGCCATCATCAAGCACATGGTGCGGAACACCCCGTCCGGTCTGACGTACGTGTCCGACATGAAGTTCGACCGGCTCGAGCACAAGATGGACCATCTGGCGTGCTTTGCAG gtgGTCTGTTCGGGCTCGGCGGTACCTCGCTCAACAATCAGTATTCCCAGCAGTACATGGAGATCGGCGAGGGGCTGACCAACACGTGCCACGAGAGCTACATCCGCACGTACACCCGGCTCGGGCCGGAATCTTTCCGCTTCAACGATGGCGTCGAGGCGAAGGCACTGAAAGCGCAGGAGAAGTACTACATCCTGCGGCCGGAAACGTTCGAAAGCTACTTCATCATGTGGCGGCTGACGCACGACCAGAAGTACCGCGACTGGGGCTGGGATGCGGTGCAG GCACTCGAGAAGCACTGCCGCACACCGACCGGCTACACCGGGCTGAAGAACGTCTACCTCACCGAGCCGGTGAAGGACGACGTGCAGCAGAGCTTCTTCCTCGCCGAAACGCTCAAG